aaattacgACCTCACACAAACTGATGAAGTTCTGAATTCTGATCATATCGGCACATAACGTTTCAACGCCTGCTTCGCCGTGACCGCCACTCCAACCACAACTCCGCCAACAGCACCCGCGACAGCAGCCGATCTCACCCCTCTCGCCGCCCGATACAACGCGCCGGTACCAAGCCCCGCAGCGACACTATTCCACACATCATCGGTATCTCTCGCAGCCTCAATCCCGCTCTCAATCCCAGCATAAAGCAAACCGATCACGCCCAACCGGTTCCCCCACGACCGACCCGCATGGCCAGACGAGTTGAGAATTCTATTAACCCGGAGCTTGACGGAATCCCCAGTCTCGAACGATTTTACGCCTTCAACGAATCCGACGCCGGCGCCGCCAACAGCGCCGGCGAGGTAACCGCAGCCGGTGTAGAAGGTGAGATTCTCGCCCCATGAGCGACGCTTCCGGCGAGCTTCCTCGACGAAGAGGTACTCAGGGGAGGTTGGGAGCTGGTAGAGGTTTCGAATGGGGACCTCGAGATCCTTGTAGGGGTTGTAGAGGCGGGTTGGGGTGTTGGAATCGGAGTTTGATTCGTGATCTGGGGTCTGGTACGCCATTGGAGAGGCTTCCAGACGCTAGGGTTAGGGTTTTGGGGATTTGGGAGAGGAACTGAGATTTTGAATTGGGGAAGAACGTTCTAGGAACTTTTTGGGGAGTGGGTTTTCTCTGTGAACCGGGTTTGATGTTGAACCGGAGTTGTTGCCTTTTCTATTTCACTTTGGACTTTGGAGACttgggtgttcataaccgaatcaatccaaacaaaaccgacaaaccgatccaaaaaaactgaaatccaCTCAAACCGAAAATCGAACggattgaaaattgaaaaaaccgaaattatttattggatcaGATCGAATTTCagatttgatttccaaaaccgaaccaatccaatccaaaccgaacattcacaattatgtatacttttagttatacatatatcattccatttacactttacatagtacatatttattatatatatatatattgattatatcacacatgcttattcataaaattacgttttaataaaaaaagtttaagtaattatttgaactatatacatgcatcaaataaaaaaataataatcataatttaaaaatatgttgactatgttataatttatgaatgttatattaatgttataaattatgtatcgttgtatttatcatatattatatatttttaaaatttatacaacacaatttcaaagtataaaaaagtgaaacaaaaaccgaacaattcaatccaatccaaaccgctatagattggatcggattggttcggatttgaatttagtaaaaattccattggatgacaaaatcataaaaccgatgagatcggatcggatgatttttctcttcaaaaccgatccaatccaatccgcgaacacccctatTGGAAACTATTGTTTGGTTAGTGAGATAATGGCATGAGAATATGGAAGATGAGTTGAGAATTAGAGATATTGAATAGAAGATTGTTTGGCATAATAGAAATAGGAAAGAAAAAATGGCatgatttctctttctttttcatttggTTGAATAGTGG
This portion of the Lotus japonicus ecotype B-129 chromosome 3, LjGifu_v1.2 genome encodes:
- the LOC130748998 gene encoding mitochondrial import inner membrane translocase subunit TIM23-2-like, with product MAYQTPDHESNSDSNTPTRLYNPYKDLEVPIRNLYQLPTSPEYLFVEEARRKRRSWGENLTFYTGCGYLAGAVGGAGVGFVEGVKSFETGDSVKLRVNRILNSSGHAGRSWGNRLGVIGLLYAGIESGIEAARDTDDVWNSVAAGLGTGALYRAARGVRSAAVAGAVGGVVVGVAVTAKQALKRYVPI